From Scophthalmus maximus strain ysfricsl-2021 chromosome 14, ASM2237912v1, whole genome shotgun sequence, one genomic window encodes:
- the LOC118282490 gene encoding uncharacterized protein LOC118282490 isoform X2, producing the protein MNRQDPLNSVDSLLCQAALQTRELSQKKNGINQQIKVCRADIAERRSLVEALHGTIKTLEEEIRAKQSTVVHHRANAKSMKATNSLLLQYEQTLRAELESRKASYGHDMEVYEERIASYRKIFLSNKEYYCQSPLAQKLLSLQAEKEEIECRIKACDDQITRTQTELDRLTVTAVTTSSAEKLPDSVTGQQPTNEPEKQLDPQPDSDSAIDTFCLHLNQTKMLQSGHEVSGEASAGDIPEEHMVQDAPACRAHPEEAGTELWSHEQLDEQSWPDEMQTNEQEKETELQHQVLQSNVSEVEEAVGDKVEETADTDEDQTPSEKDNEGLADFLQSSSQGSNCQSCLAKTTTAPSTPAFPFNLSPNSSPHGGTSDTKSPAFLFSLNSDPSTPGFSGFGFDMGTSDAEDTSFGFTGSFFNEKKTAESKSSSGPEFLFEQSAQDEDFQFAFNFKSPQATNKEKTRDGFPFSFNF; encoded by the exons ATGAACCGGCAGGATCCGCTCAACAGCGTGGACAGTCTCCTCTGCCAGgctg CCCTCCAAACCCGGGAGCTTTCCCAAAAGAAGAATGGAATCAACCAACAAATTAAAG TTTGCAGAGCGGACATCGCTGAGAGGAGGTCTCTCGTTGAAGCACTCCACGGAACTATCAAGACACTTGAGGAGGAGATCAGGGCGAAGCAGAGCACCGTGGTTCACCATAGAGCCAATGCAAAAAG CATGAAGGCGACTAACAGCCTGCTTCTCCAGTATGAGCAGACGTTGAGAGCAGAACTTGAGAGCAGGAAAGCCAGCTACGGCCATGACAT GGAAGTCTACGAAGAGAGGATTGCAAGCTACAGAAAGATATTCCTGTCAAATAAAGAATATTATTGCCAAAGTCCTCTGGCTCAAAAGCTGCTCAGCCTTCAGGCTGAAAAGGAGGAGATTGAGTGTCGGATCAAGGCCTGTGATGATCAGATCACGAGGACACAGACGGAGCTCGATCGTCTCACTG TTACAGCAGTCACTACTTCTTCCGCTGAGAAACTACCAGACAG tgtTACTGGTCAGCAGCCCACAAACGAACCAGAGAAACAATTAGATCCTCAGCCAGACAGTGATTCTGCCATCGACaccttctgtcttcatctcaacCAGACAAAG ATGTTGCAGAGTGGTCATGAAGTATCTGGAGAGGCAAGTGCTGGAGATATTCCTGAGGAACACATGGTTCAGGATGCTCCTGCATGCCGTGCTCACCCAGAAGAAGCCGGCACTGAGCTGTGGTCACATGAACAGCTGGATG AGCAAAGTTGGCCAGATGAGATGCAGACTAATgagcaggaaaaagaaacagaactaCAGCACCAAGTTTTG CAATCTAATGTgtcagaggtggaggaggccgTGGGGGACAAGGTGGAGGAAACAGCAGATACAGATGAAGATCAGACACCGAGCGAAAAGGACAATGAGGGACTCGCTGATTTTCTCCAGTCATCATCTCAGGGGTCTAATTGTCAGTCTTGCCTGGCGAAAACGACAACTGCACCTTCAACTCCAGCATTTCCATTTAA CCTCAGCCCGAACAGCTCCCCACACGGAGGAACCTCCGATACCAAATCTCCAgctttcctgttttctctgaaCTCGGATCCCAGCACCCCAGGCTTCTCTGGATTTGGATTTGACATGGGAACATCAGACGCTGAG gaCACATCTTTTGGTTTCACTGGCTCTTTTTTCAACGAGAAg AAAACCGCAGAATCAAAGTCTTCAAGCG GCCCAGAGTTTCTGTTTGAGCAATCGGCGCAAGATGAAGACTTTCAGTTTGCCTTCAACTTCAAGAGCCCTCAGGCAACTAACAAAGAGAAGACCAGGGATggttttccattttcattcaaCTTCTGA
- the LOC118282490 gene encoding uncharacterized protein LOC118282490 isoform X1: MNRQDPLNSVDSLLCQAALQTRELSQKKNGINQQIKVCRADIAERRSLVEALHGTIKTLEEEIRAKQSTVVHHRANAKSMKATNSLLLQYEQTLRAELESRKASYGHDMEVYEERIASYRKIFLSNKEYYCQSPLAQKLLSLQAEKEEIECRIKACDDQITRTQTELDRLTVTAVTTSSAEKLPDSVTGQQPTNEPEKQLDPQPDSDSAIDTFCLHLNQTKMLQSGHEVSGEASAGDIPEEHMVQDAPACRAHPEEAGTELWSHEQLDEQSWPDEMQTNEQEKETELQHQVLEQQSNVSEVEEAVGDKVEETADTDEDQTPSEKDNEGLADFLQSSSQGSNCQSCLAKTTTAPSTPAFPFNLSPNSSPHGGTSDTKSPAFLFSLNSDPSTPGFSGFGFDMGTSDAEDTSFGFTGSFFNEKKTAESKSSSGPEFLFEQSAQDEDFQFAFNFKSPQATNKEKTRDGFPFSFNF; the protein is encoded by the exons ATGAACCGGCAGGATCCGCTCAACAGCGTGGACAGTCTCCTCTGCCAGgctg CCCTCCAAACCCGGGAGCTTTCCCAAAAGAAGAATGGAATCAACCAACAAATTAAAG TTTGCAGAGCGGACATCGCTGAGAGGAGGTCTCTCGTTGAAGCACTCCACGGAACTATCAAGACACTTGAGGAGGAGATCAGGGCGAAGCAGAGCACCGTGGTTCACCATAGAGCCAATGCAAAAAG CATGAAGGCGACTAACAGCCTGCTTCTCCAGTATGAGCAGACGTTGAGAGCAGAACTTGAGAGCAGGAAAGCCAGCTACGGCCATGACAT GGAAGTCTACGAAGAGAGGATTGCAAGCTACAGAAAGATATTCCTGTCAAATAAAGAATATTATTGCCAAAGTCCTCTGGCTCAAAAGCTGCTCAGCCTTCAGGCTGAAAAGGAGGAGATTGAGTGTCGGATCAAGGCCTGTGATGATCAGATCACGAGGACACAGACGGAGCTCGATCGTCTCACTG TTACAGCAGTCACTACTTCTTCCGCTGAGAAACTACCAGACAG tgtTACTGGTCAGCAGCCCACAAACGAACCAGAGAAACAATTAGATCCTCAGCCAGACAGTGATTCTGCCATCGACaccttctgtcttcatctcaacCAGACAAAG ATGTTGCAGAGTGGTCATGAAGTATCTGGAGAGGCAAGTGCTGGAGATATTCCTGAGGAACACATGGTTCAGGATGCTCCTGCATGCCGTGCTCACCCAGAAGAAGCCGGCACTGAGCTGTGGTCACATGAACAGCTGGATG AGCAAAGTTGGCCAGATGAGATGCAGACTAATgagcaggaaaaagaaacagaactaCAGCACCAAGTTTTG GAACAGCAATCTAATGTgtcagaggtggaggaggccgTGGGGGACAAGGTGGAGGAAACAGCAGATACAGATGAAGATCAGACACCGAGCGAAAAGGACAATGAGGGACTCGCTGATTTTCTCCAGTCATCATCTCAGGGGTCTAATTGTCAGTCTTGCCTGGCGAAAACGACAACTGCACCTTCAACTCCAGCATTTCCATTTAA CCTCAGCCCGAACAGCTCCCCACACGGAGGAACCTCCGATACCAAATCTCCAgctttcctgttttctctgaaCTCGGATCCCAGCACCCCAGGCTTCTCTGGATTTGGATTTGACATGGGAACATCAGACGCTGAG gaCACATCTTTTGGTTTCACTGGCTCTTTTTTCAACGAGAAg AAAACCGCAGAATCAAAGTCTTCAAGCG GCCCAGAGTTTCTGTTTGAGCAATCGGCGCAAGATGAAGACTTTCAGTTTGCCTTCAACTTCAAGAGCCCTCAGGCAACTAACAAAGAGAAGACCAGGGATggttttccattttcattcaaCTTCTGA
- the LOC118282490 gene encoding uncharacterized protein LOC118282490 isoform X4 codes for MNRQDPLNSVDSLLCQAALQTRELSQKKNGINQQIKVCRADIAERRSLVEALHGTIKTLEEEIRAKQSTVVHHRANAKSMKATNSLLLQYEQTLRAELESRKASYGHDMEVYEERIASYRKIFLSNKEYYCQSPLAQKLLSLQAEKEEIECRIKACDDQITRTQTELDRLTVTAVTTSSAEKLPDSVTGQQPTNEPEKQLDPQPDSDSAIDTFCLHLNQTKSGHEVSGEASAGDIPEEHMVQDAPACRAHPEEAGTELWSHEQLDEQSWPDEMQTNEQEKETELQHQVLEQQSNVSEVEEAVGDKVEETADTDEDQTPSEKDNEGLADFLQSSSQGSNCQSCLAKTTTAPSTPAFPFNLSPNSSPHGGTSDTKSPAFLFSLNSDPSTPGFSGFGFDMGTSDAEDTSFGFTGSFFNEKKTAESKSSSGPEFLFEQSAQDEDFQFAFNFKSPQATNKEKTRDGFPFSFNF; via the exons ATGAACCGGCAGGATCCGCTCAACAGCGTGGACAGTCTCCTCTGCCAGgctg CCCTCCAAACCCGGGAGCTTTCCCAAAAGAAGAATGGAATCAACCAACAAATTAAAG TTTGCAGAGCGGACATCGCTGAGAGGAGGTCTCTCGTTGAAGCACTCCACGGAACTATCAAGACACTTGAGGAGGAGATCAGGGCGAAGCAGAGCACCGTGGTTCACCATAGAGCCAATGCAAAAAG CATGAAGGCGACTAACAGCCTGCTTCTCCAGTATGAGCAGACGTTGAGAGCAGAACTTGAGAGCAGGAAAGCCAGCTACGGCCATGACAT GGAAGTCTACGAAGAGAGGATTGCAAGCTACAGAAAGATATTCCTGTCAAATAAAGAATATTATTGCCAAAGTCCTCTGGCTCAAAAGCTGCTCAGCCTTCAGGCTGAAAAGGAGGAGATTGAGTGTCGGATCAAGGCCTGTGATGATCAGATCACGAGGACACAGACGGAGCTCGATCGTCTCACTG TTACAGCAGTCACTACTTCTTCCGCTGAGAAACTACCAGACAG tgtTACTGGTCAGCAGCCCACAAACGAACCAGAGAAACAATTAGATCCTCAGCCAGACAGTGATTCTGCCATCGACaccttctgtcttcatctcaacCAGACAAAG AGTGGTCATGAAGTATCTGGAGAGGCAAGTGCTGGAGATATTCCTGAGGAACACATGGTTCAGGATGCTCCTGCATGCCGTGCTCACCCAGAAGAAGCCGGCACTGAGCTGTGGTCACATGAACAGCTGGATG AGCAAAGTTGGCCAGATGAGATGCAGACTAATgagcaggaaaaagaaacagaactaCAGCACCAAGTTTTG GAACAGCAATCTAATGTgtcagaggtggaggaggccgTGGGGGACAAGGTGGAGGAAACAGCAGATACAGATGAAGATCAGACACCGAGCGAAAAGGACAATGAGGGACTCGCTGATTTTCTCCAGTCATCATCTCAGGGGTCTAATTGTCAGTCTTGCCTGGCGAAAACGACAACTGCACCTTCAACTCCAGCATTTCCATTTAA CCTCAGCCCGAACAGCTCCCCACACGGAGGAACCTCCGATACCAAATCTCCAgctttcctgttttctctgaaCTCGGATCCCAGCACCCCAGGCTTCTCTGGATTTGGATTTGACATGGGAACATCAGACGCTGAG gaCACATCTTTTGGTTTCACTGGCTCTTTTTTCAACGAGAAg AAAACCGCAGAATCAAAGTCTTCAAGCG GCCCAGAGTTTCTGTTTGAGCAATCGGCGCAAGATGAAGACTTTCAGTTTGCCTTCAACTTCAAGAGCCCTCAGGCAACTAACAAAGAGAAGACCAGGGATggttttccattttcattcaaCTTCTGA
- the LOC118282490 gene encoding uncharacterized protein LOC118282490 isoform X3: MNRQDPLNSVDSLLCQAALQTRELSQKKNGINQQIKVCRADIAERRSLVEALHGTIKTLEEEIRAKQSTVVHHRANAKSMKATNSLLLQYEQTLRAELESRKASYGHDMEVYEERIASYRKIFLSNKEYYCQSPLAQKLLSLQAEKEEIECRIKACDDQITRTQTELDRLTAVTTSSAEKLPDSVTGQQPTNEPEKQLDPQPDSDSAIDTFCLHLNQTKMLQSGHEVSGEASAGDIPEEHMVQDAPACRAHPEEAGTELWSHEQLDEQSWPDEMQTNEQEKETELQHQVLEQQSNVSEVEEAVGDKVEETADTDEDQTPSEKDNEGLADFLQSSSQGSNCQSCLAKTTTAPSTPAFPFNLSPNSSPHGGTSDTKSPAFLFSLNSDPSTPGFSGFGFDMGTSDAEDTSFGFTGSFFNEKKTAESKSSSGPEFLFEQSAQDEDFQFAFNFKSPQATNKEKTRDGFPFSFNF; encoded by the exons ATGAACCGGCAGGATCCGCTCAACAGCGTGGACAGTCTCCTCTGCCAGgctg CCCTCCAAACCCGGGAGCTTTCCCAAAAGAAGAATGGAATCAACCAACAAATTAAAG TTTGCAGAGCGGACATCGCTGAGAGGAGGTCTCTCGTTGAAGCACTCCACGGAACTATCAAGACACTTGAGGAGGAGATCAGGGCGAAGCAGAGCACCGTGGTTCACCATAGAGCCAATGCAAAAAG CATGAAGGCGACTAACAGCCTGCTTCTCCAGTATGAGCAGACGTTGAGAGCAGAACTTGAGAGCAGGAAAGCCAGCTACGGCCATGACAT GGAAGTCTACGAAGAGAGGATTGCAAGCTACAGAAAGATATTCCTGTCAAATAAAGAATATTATTGCCAAAGTCCTCTGGCTCAAAAGCTGCTCAGCCTTCAGGCTGAAAAGGAGGAGATTGAGTGTCGGATCAAGGCCTGTGATGATCAGATCACGAGGACACAGACGGAGCTCGATCGTCTCACTG CAGTCACTACTTCTTCCGCTGAGAAACTACCAGACAG tgtTACTGGTCAGCAGCCCACAAACGAACCAGAGAAACAATTAGATCCTCAGCCAGACAGTGATTCTGCCATCGACaccttctgtcttcatctcaacCAGACAAAG ATGTTGCAGAGTGGTCATGAAGTATCTGGAGAGGCAAGTGCTGGAGATATTCCTGAGGAACACATGGTTCAGGATGCTCCTGCATGCCGTGCTCACCCAGAAGAAGCCGGCACTGAGCTGTGGTCACATGAACAGCTGGATG AGCAAAGTTGGCCAGATGAGATGCAGACTAATgagcaggaaaaagaaacagaactaCAGCACCAAGTTTTG GAACAGCAATCTAATGTgtcagaggtggaggaggccgTGGGGGACAAGGTGGAGGAAACAGCAGATACAGATGAAGATCAGACACCGAGCGAAAAGGACAATGAGGGACTCGCTGATTTTCTCCAGTCATCATCTCAGGGGTCTAATTGTCAGTCTTGCCTGGCGAAAACGACAACTGCACCTTCAACTCCAGCATTTCCATTTAA CCTCAGCCCGAACAGCTCCCCACACGGAGGAACCTCCGATACCAAATCTCCAgctttcctgttttctctgaaCTCGGATCCCAGCACCCCAGGCTTCTCTGGATTTGGATTTGACATGGGAACATCAGACGCTGAG gaCACATCTTTTGGTTTCACTGGCTCTTTTTTCAACGAGAAg AAAACCGCAGAATCAAAGTCTTCAAGCG GCCCAGAGTTTCTGTTTGAGCAATCGGCGCAAGATGAAGACTTTCAGTTTGCCTTCAACTTCAAGAGCCCTCAGGCAACTAACAAAGAGAAGACCAGGGATggttttccattttcattcaaCTTCTGA
- the tmem169b gene encoding transmembrane protein 169 gives MAQVEESQIEGEGSPQMISLRSDASGNHVDDGEGGPSIRRKKRKKKDQRPESIIVYRSDVERAPGEDQGSEEGAERSTEEGAKFLCTPTGEGGGWSLPPDSRYVTLTGTITRGKKKGQVVDIHVTLTEKELRDLAKSKERLNAECEAGEGSKCNCGLSWCQGPHVVLWSISCAPVVFLLSFITSFYYGTLTWYSVFLVYNEERTFWHKITICPFLIIFYPMLIMPMALSLALYSAVVQVSWAFSEWWQVVRDLEKGFCGWACGKLGLEDCSPYSIVELLDSDTVSGTLQSKDPSEHAQTSSV, from the exons ATGGCACAGGTGGAGGAGTCTCAAATCGAAGGAGAGGGCAGCCCCCAGATGATCTCCTTAAGGTCAGATGCATCGGGGAACCATGTGGATGATGGAGAAGGGGGACCCTCTataaggaggaagaagaggaagaagaaagaccAGCGTCCGGAGTCCATTATTGTCTACCGCTCTGACGTGGAGCGGGCGCCAGGAGAGGACCAAGGCAGTGAGGAGGGAGCAGAGCGGAGCACTGAGGAGGGAGCTAAGTTCCTCTGCACTCCTACAGGCGAAG GTGGAGGCTGGAGCCTTCCTCCCGACAGCCGTTACGTGACCCTGACAGGCACCATCACTCGGGGCAAGAAGAAAGGTCAGGTGGTGGACATACATGTCACTTTGACAGAGAAGGAACTCCGGGATCTGGCCAAGTCGAAGGAGCGTCTCAATGCGGAGTGTGAGGCGGGGGAGGGCTCCAAATGCAACTGCGGCTTAAGTTGGTGTCAGGGACCCCATGTTGTGCTGTGGAGCATCTCTTGCGCCCCTGtggttttcctcctctccttcatcacctCCTTCTACTACGGCACTCTCACGTGGTACAGTGTCTTCCTGGTGTACAATGAGGAGCGGACGTTCTGGCACAAGATTACAATATGccccttcctcatcatcttctaCCCCATGCTCATCATGCCCATGGCGCTGTCTCTGGCACTGTACTCGGCTGTGGTGCAGGTGTCCTGGGCCTTCAGTGAATGGTGGCAGGTGGTGCGAGACCTGGAGAAAGGCTTCTGCGGCTGGGCATGTGGGAAGCTGGGACTGGAGGACTGTTCACCCTACAGTATAGTAGAGCTGCTCGACTCCGACACAGTCTCTGGCACTCTGCAGAGCAAGGACCCCAGTGAACACGCCCAGACGTCATCAGTGTGA